The Accipiter gentilis chromosome 14, bAccGen1.1, whole genome shotgun sequence genome contains a region encoding:
- the NPBWR2 gene encoding neuropeptides B/W receptor type 2, with translation MGNNSLWVDPNSTCSNAGNSCYLDNSMRFNLTFQEQAADFYIILPVIYSVICAVGLTGNTAVIYVILKAPKMKTVTNMFILNLAIADDLFTLVLPINIAEHLLHYWPFGEVLCKVILSIDHYNIFSSIYFLTVMSIDRYLVVLATVRSKRMPHRTYRAARIVSLCIWILVTIIVLPFIIFANVYIDDLEIKSCGLNFPKPERFWFKASRIYTLILGFAIPVSTICILYTMMLYKLRNMHLNSNAKALDKAKKKVTIMVFIVLAVCLFCWTPFHLATIVALTTDLPQTSTVIGISYFITSLSYANSCLNPFLYAFLDDSFRKSFRKMLECRTS, from the coding sequence ATGGGAAACAACTCTCTTTGGGTTGATCCAAACAGCACCTGCAGCAATGCAGGCAACAGCTGCTACCTGGACAACAGCATGAGGTTCAACTTAACCTTCCAAGAGCAGGCAGCCGATTTCTACATTATCCTCCCTGTGATTTACTCTGTGATCTGTGCCGTTGGGCTCACAGGCAACACTGCTGTCATCTACGTGATCCTCAAAGCCCCCAAGATGAAGACTGTGACAAACATGTTCATCCTGAACCTTGCTATAGCTGATGACTTGTTCACACTCGTCTTGCCCATTAACATCGCTGAACACCTCCTCCACTACTGGCCCTTCGGAGAAGTCCTCTGCAAGGTCATCTTGTCCATAGACCACTACAATATCTTCTCCAGCATTTATTTCCTAACAGTGATGAGCATAGACAGGTATCTGGTAGTGCTGGCTACAGTCAGGTCCAAGAGGATGCCGCATCGTACATACCGAGCAGCCAGGATTGTCAGTTTGTGCATCTGGATCCTAGTCACCATCATAGTTCTCCCTTTCATCATCTTTGCCAATGTCTACATAGATGACCTGGAGATCAAGAGTTGTGGTCTCAATTTCCCCAAGCCTGAAAGATTTTGGTTCAAAGCCAGCAGGATCTACACCCTCATCCTTGGCTTTGCCATTCCAGTGTCCACCATCTGCATCCTCTACACCATGATGCTCTACAAGCTAAGGAACATGCACTTGAACTCTAATGCTAAAGCCCTGGACAAAGCCAAGAAGAAAGTCACTATTATGGTCTTCATAGTCCTGGCTGTGTGTCTCTTCTGTTGGACCCCCTTCCACCTGGCCACCATCGTGGCTTTGACCACTGACTTGCCCCAGACCTCCACGGTTATTGGTATATCCTACTTCATCACCAGCCTAAGCTATGCCAATTCATGCTTGAATCCTTTCTTGTATGCTTTCCTGGATGACAGTTTTCGGAAAAGTTTCCGGAAGATGCTGGAGTGCAGAACTTCTTGA